TGGCCAATATTTGAAACATCTATCTCAAGTACAACAGTATTTGGGTGTTTGCTGCTCACCTGCACTGTAGCTCCGGGACAGAGGATGAACTCGTTGGAGAAAACGTTTCTTAGGAAGCTGAAACTGTTAAAGACCTCCTCTGGAAAACACAGAATAATTAACAGCCACCGTGCAAATTTACCGCCTGTATAATAAGTGGCTtttcagagttaaaaaaaacgctacatttatttatttattcacatgtTTGAGCATAAACGACACCTATCATAGAGTGGCTATGAAAGGTATTCATCCAATGTTCTGTCAATAACACACGTTTGTTCAGGTTGCACCAGACAGCGATGTGAAACTACAACCGCAGAACCTGAATCTCAGTTGTGGTTTCTCTCCATTACTCGCGTGGGCTGCACCGTCACACCACATCACATTACGTGATGACAACAAGCAGAAGGCGGCACATTTTGAACGGGTGAACAGCAGTCAGTCTTACGTTTGCTGCTGGAGGAGGCGGCGTGGATGGCGGAGGCCAGCAGGGCCGGTCGGAGGAAGACGTGCAGCGCCTGGTTCCTGTAGGAGGCGCAGGAGAGGACGGCGACTGCCCGGCTCAGGAGCTCCTCCTCTGGAGTGACGGTGCTGCGAGGctcccctggtccccctggtccccctgcTTCAAGACGAAGGTTAAAGTCAGACGAATCATttcacctcatcatcatcacacttTACTTGGAAGCGTCTTCATGGGTGAAGTTACAATTGCCAACAATGAATTAACACTCCTTATATCTGCTCACAACTACATCATCATAGTGTGTTACACACTATTTATTAACTGTTAGTATAGTGCttaataaatgctaaataggggggTTAAGATTAAGTGTTTTACCTTGCATTTAATTACTATTTTTGGGGTTATGGATATATATTCTATTCAAACAATTCAGAGAAATGTAATACAGACGATTCAAggcaagaaacaagaaacaaacctTGTTCCTCTGCCAGCTGGACTCTTCCCTCACAGATCCTCACAAGACCTCGATGAAGGGAAAGACTGGAGGAAACCACCTCCGAAGGCGGCACGTGgtctgaaggagagagagagaaaaaccaGAATAAACATAACTGGAtgagaaagacaaggagaagaACAAGGATTTGGCCCCCTTAACGCCCCATTTTAAACTTTACCAGAGCCCTCTTGTTAgtcggcacacacacacacacacacagggtcagtTTTAAGATGGGAGTACTGTGAGTACTGGGCTCATACGGTACCAGGCCAGTGGAGGAAGGCTCCGCACTGCCGGGAAAGGTCCCTGAGCCACACAGCTTGTGCGGTCAGCTCGTCCAGCGCCATCCCCTCATTCAGCCCCATGGCCTGGTTCTGATGGTGGTTCTGGAGCAGCAGGGAGGCCAGAAGGACCCACGGCTTCAGGACCATGTTCTCCTCCTGGGCCCGCACCAGCCTGTAGGCAGAGTCATTCACAAAGCTGTTGATCTCCTCGCTGGGCCTCCTGGGGATGTGCCTGGACGTGGAAAAACTCAGTTAGTCCCTGTTTTTAAATCTTCAACTGCATCTTTAAACACCTGCACGGAGAAAATACTTCATCAGAAGTAAAACTGCATTCAATAACGGTGGAAACCGATGAAAGATATCGTGTAGATGTGACCACAGAACTCACTTAAGTGCACACAAAAACAGGGAGCAAAATTAACATCCAGACCCGGAAACAGGACCCAAATTACAGTACAGAAGGTCGTTTCTAGACATTCAGTCCTACGAGGGTAAGGAGCTGGCTTAGCCAAGAATGGAAATATAATAGAAATTTGCCAATATTTTAATTAAGTGTTGAAGCCTTTATCACCACATCAAAATCTTTATTAGTTTCTTTTAGACTACACACATAATTTGAAGTTTGATAGCTGATCGTACCTTGGTACCAGGTTGAACTGGTGGCGTTTAATTCTGCCCTCGGCTAAACTCCTAACAGACACAGGTTGACCGAAGTACACATGGATACTGCCGTAGTCTTCACTGAGGATCTTTCTGGCCTTAAACAGACCCTACAAAAAGGAGAGCGGAACCAGAGACGTAGATGTGATACACTGGCGTGCGGTTTaaagacacagagcagagagcgcATATGCACAGGCTTTTTTTCAGGCTGCAAAATGTCATTTCGAGATTTTTACAGGTCTCTGCAAAACCGTAAATAGTAGCTGTTGTGTTTCCATTCATCATTTATACACAAGTCAGATGTTGACATGACTCACTGAAGTGGACTCCTTGGGTTTGGGCACACCCAGCAGTTCTCTGGCATAAAGCGTCTCCTCCAAGATCCTCTCATAGCTGATGCTGACTGGGACCAGGCTGACGTCAAACACCTCTCCTTTCAGGAACGGATCCATGACTATATTCAGCagacctggaggaggacagtAGGATGAGAActtgaacaaataaaaacaggtcacCTCAGCGAAAACAAGTTGCTCCACGGGAAACTGGGAAAACTTGCAGAAGCatgttgaaatgtgttgaaaataCACTTATATTTAATTAGCAATGACGCTGGGATTCACTTATTGTACTGGCAGGGGAAtatatagaaaaacaaaacacaggatCTGATCTGGGTCTCATCAGGGGACCCGTTTGGTGAAGCTGGGAGAGTTTACAGCTTCTTTTTCTCGTAACTTACCTAACTTGGGAGTCAAAGACTTGGACGTTCGGCTTCTGGTCCCTTCCAGGAAGAATTCAACTGGTGCATATCCATTCTgaagtgtaaaacaaaacatgtaaaaatctATCTCATCTACATCTCAAAGATACAGAAATGATAACATCACATAAGTTGTGTGCGGGCCGTGTTCATTCTCTCACTGTGAACCAATTCAAGAACAGGGCTTTCACAAACCTAAAATAACCACTGCAACGTGTCACTACTCCTCAACCTTAGGACAAAAATAGTCGCTCTCATGACAAAAAGATTTAGGAAACAGCGTTCTCACCCTCAGCATGGTCTTGACGTACCCCGAGAAGACAGCCCAGTACAGTTTGTCTCCACCAAACGACCTACGAATGAAGAAAGCGCCAGACATCCGCAGCATCTCCCCGACAAATTTCATCCCCATGAAGTCTGCAGGAACAAACAAACTGCGCGTTCATGTGTAAATAGTCAGGTTTGCTGCGTTGGACTGCATTATAAATGTGGAGTTTCTAACATTCTGCCCCTAATTTGATtgaaaacattagaaaaacCTTTAAATATGCAGCACTGTATGCATACACCGACACTACTGCACACAGCCTCAAAAACTACCATATTGTAGGATCCACACCTCTCTGAGCTCGTACATGTGTAGGTCATAATCTGCTATCTCGGTGGATACACTCAATGTTTACCCATGCCAGCAGCGATGACAGGCAGAGCCAGGTCGTAGGTGTACAGGATGTACGACATCAGCAGGAAGTCCATGTAACTGCGGTGGCTGGGTAACAGGACTACCGGGTGCTCCTGAATGGCCTGTTGGAGCTAACAACAAAGCGAAGAGCAGattaagtatgtgtgtgtcagtcgtCTTAATGCCACAGTGTCTGGCAAGTGTGCGTTCTCACCCTCTGGATGCCCTCTTCGTTGACACAGATGCTCCGGAACAAGGTTTTAAAGACCTTGCTGAGCGCGAAGGCAAAAAAGCGAACGgtgctgagctgcagacagTGAGCCATCTCCTCCAAGATGGCCGACGCCTCCTCCTGGACGTCATCAGGAGCCCTGCCCGTCTCTCCGGAAACCTTgacaattcaaaaaaaaaaaaaaaaaatgttaccaTAAGTCCACATCCATCAGGCTTAGCCAGAACGGCAACCTAACGCCAGTCGGCCTCTAACTTTACCTGATGGATGACGTAGCGGAGCTGGTCAGAGCGAAGCACCATGCTCTTCAGCGTGCTGGCCTCGCAGGGCGGCACTCCCTTGTACAGAACGGGAGTGTAACATCGGAGGGCATATCTCAGGTCGCTGGagttcctcctctcttccaaGAGGTCCTCAAAGTCATCTCTTTTCCTCAGCATGGGGTCTCTGTGCTACAAAGACGCCACGCGACATTAAAATCAGACACGTACGCACATTTCTCAGTGGCAGTGACTTAAAGCCGTGATTGGATGGGACATAGTCTGCACTTTTAGACTCTGTGACACTAGAGGCGTCCCTATGAAAAAGCCTTATGGGGCTGACAGGTGAGGTGTTGTTGATTAGTCTGTTGTGAACACTTCAGGGCACCAGTCTTACCAGTGTTATCACGGTGTACCTTTTCCAGCTAAaatgaactgctttatatactgttgggtcgTTTAATCTACAAGAATAcctcattttattatttgtatttcaaatattttgaaaGTAACCATTGATTAAAGCTCACAAATAACTACAGTTTAGTAAAGCATAGGATATTTCCCTGTGTGTGGTGGAGTAGGAGTGTGAAGTActataaaaatggaaatattcaagtacaagtacctaaacATTTTGGCAAGTGCAACACTTAACTGCATTATAATGTAAAGTAGATTGAGTTTACTTGCAATTAAAAAAGGTGCACTGCGAATACCAACACTGTAAGAGCTTTTtgttacattaaaacaaaatgtccgGCAGGCTACGTACATGCTGAAATATAAAGCAGGCATTGCTTAACagtgtgttgtggtggtggtgggggggtgggggaaaTGCTAAGCAATGCATTGAACTGCCTTATTAACGTTAAATGTGCGTGATTCGTGTCGACTACAACACAGAACGGTGTGTTTCGATGCTGCGTTGTTACTGGAGTACGAATTTGGCATTCActtgttttaaattaaatgtcaaaagtCAGATAGTAACCCACTGAGctacagcagagagcagaagtTAGCTTAGCCCTCTGATTAGGAAAGCATACATACCGAATAAACAGCTTCGGACGCCATGCTTCGTCACACTTTACAAACACACGGACGCTGCATCCAGTGACGTTATGCGTGCAGCAATATCGGTGCGTTTCTTCCTCTCGGTGTGACACTTCTAGTTGATGGCAGCACCTCGAAGAACTTCGCATGGGCGTGTGAACTGGCAATTTCCGTTGCATTTCCGTGACTACGGCAGCCGGAAAGGACCAACCAACCCGGTCGTGCCGTGTGTCCCACGTGCTTTCCACAGTTTGTTGTCATTCGCACTACACGGGCTGTTATCGTTGACTTGAGTCCCGAGAAGGTTTTCGTTAACCTGCTTTTTAGCCGTCGACTCAAAAATGAACTGCAAGACAAACGGAGAAGATGACGAAGACTGCGTGTTTCTTGAACACGTCTTGGATAAACTTTATGACTTCGGTAAGcgctgttagctagctagctagctagctagctagcttcaCTAGCCACTCATAACCGCTGGTGTTACCTAAAACAGACTGCTCCTTCTTTCTAATTTGTTTTACCGTGGGCCTGGTGGCACGATGTAACTGTTAAAAACAAGCAGTATGCCTCGCCGTCGTGTTGCGTGTGGCACCGAAACGACGGAACGTGCGTTAATGTTAGCCTATAGCTAACGTTGTCAACTCAAGTCGTAAAGGTGATTGTTAGTGAATCCAGGGCGCTGTCAAACGTTACCTAAAGTCCCTGTAGTGACAGCTTAAGGGTTATAATTGAAAGTTAAATTAGTCCTTTAAAGTCCCTCAGGAATATGTTtcaatatataattataatgatTAAGAATTAATAGAAGAGaagtatgtattttttttttctagtaaagatgattaaataaatagataaaccTTTGCTCTGCTGCAGTGTTCTTAACCATGAACCACCATGATGTGTAAACAGTGACAAGGATGCAGAGTTAACTCCCCAATCCACAACCCAGGCTTCATTTGCTTAGGTTTTATTTGCAGGACCCattcagaaaaatgtacatcCTTGTAAATAATAGCTAATAATAGTAAGCACCAACAAACTTATGCAAGTAATTCACTCAGTGTCCACTTTATTTGGTAGACCTTCATTAACTATAACCTCAGTAATAAACAGAGGGTTGAATTAACACCTCTCTGGCAGTGGCAACAAACATGAATGAGCTTTGTACATTTATAGTAGAGTTGGCAAGTTGATCACGTTTACCAAAAGTCGCAGGGACGGAGACTTATTTCATGCTGGTGTTGTCAACTGATGGTGCAGGTAACGGACCGGCGCTGAAAGAGAAGAAGTCTCGGAGGAAGAAAAAACGGAAAGcacatgaggaagaggaggtggaggaggagtccCCCGCAGTCAAAGATATCTGCGGTGACACTGAGGACGGCAGAGGAGATCATGTTGGGACCGAACACCTGCAGGAACAACCAAAGACTGGACAAACAGGTGGGTAGCATAGCAGCACGCTGTGTAACACCACCACTCACGTGAAAAAGACTtaaccaccccccccctctattGACTCATCTTGTCTCCAGGAATCAAGTCAAGAGTCCCCCAGATAATCTGTCATGGCATATTGATGTTTAAACTAGTCAATAATTAATGACTTATCTCAGCGTCCCAGGCTCCATATATGCACAGCTGTCACTAaaatatgccccccccccatcttccaCCGCTCATTTCTCcactcctccttttctcttcgGTTTTCCTGGATCACGTCTTGCTCAGGTCCAAGCGTCCGGCAGGTGAgccaggtggaggtggtgaCATTTCAGGACCCCTCAAAGAAACCGAAAACCAAGCAGACGCCGGCTCCCGACAAAACGCCTGTAAGTCTGTGCTGCTTTAATCGACAATGTATTCTTCGTTAGTTAATGGAAAACGTGGTCTTTAGCTTTTGTCACTAGCACTGACATTATACGTCCACTCGGAACTGTATCACAGTTCACGGTTATATATTTGTGCAAATGCAGAACCCTTTTCATCTTGGAAAATGGGTTTTTCCCCATTGACATTTCTTCCATGCGTCTGCGCCTTCTCTGTTTATGTTCTTCTTGTCACCATCCATTCACTTCACTGTGGCCTTCGGGTGTGTGCTGTTCTCACTTCAAGGCCCCCCAGATAACCGAGGAGAAGGGAAGCGACCAGCTAGAAGAACTCAATTTGGAAAAGGTGACAGTTTTATCACgctttactgtacatgtgcagcATTTAAATTGATGATGAGCAGAACCACATTTTAATTACAGCCTTGCCTCGCTATGTGGAAATTGTTATGTTGTGATTTTGCGTGTGACGGGAAATTGTTGCACCCTGAATTAatatagttgtgtgtgtgtgtgtgtgtgtgtgttcgcgtCAGGCTCGCCTTGAGGTCCATCGGTTTGGAATCACCGGCTacaagaaggagcagcagcGTGTTTTTGAACAGGACAGAGCGGTCATGCTGGGAGCCAGAGTGAGTGAAAGAATTCCGTACATATTTACAGCGCTAGGTCCCCCTGTTGCACTGACTTTTTAAGTAGCCGAGTGACTTAATTATCATCTCTTAATCAGGCCCCTAAGAAGGACTACGTCAACTACAAGATTCTGCAGGAGAGGATcaaagagaagaagcagaaagcGAAGGAGGAGGTTCAGCCGGTAAGACCCGCGCCTTCAGTCAGTCTCAGGCGTGAGCCCAACTGCTCCAGCTCTACCTGTATTATAAGTAGAtgtgttttcttcattaaaagGTTAAAGGGGCCGTCATTTCAAACGATACAAACATTCGTTCCCATTAAATCATTAACGCATTTTAAAATCGCCGTAAAATAAACAATAGAATTCTTCTTGTTGTGTCCTTCGTCATTGCTCTGTAGGacctgaagaaaaagaagaagccgAGTAATCAAAGGTGGGTGAGACATTTCCGAACATATCTGTAAACCCTCTCCTGTAGGATTTGATCGCAGGGCAGTAGGGCGGCGTAAGAGTGTTGAAAGTAACATTTACcgacatgttttctttgtaagTGTCCTTGAATCtgtatattattaaatattgtaCACAATTTTCTTTATGTAAGCACAGAATGCATCCTAGAGCATCAGAAAGGCCCCAATGAACATATTTATCCAGGCTGTTGTGTCGCATCTCAGTGCTTGAAGCCTGTGTTTAAACGTGCTGCACCGCCTCCGCCagggacaagaagaagaaggcgtCCCTTGGTTCTGGCCCCTCGGGTCAGGTGGGCCGCTTCAAGAACGGCATGCTGGTCCTCAGCTCCAAGGAGATCCAGAAAATCAAAGGCAACAAGCGACGCAGATaggtgtgggtgagtgtgtgcgcTTGTGCTCCCAGCGAACGACCTCAGAGGGATGTCAGGATCCGGCCAGCACACCCACTGGTCTTCGCTCGGGACTTGAGGGTTAATGTTAGAACGGGAATAAGTTAAGATTCCTAAGGCTTAAGGTTAAACATCTAGCGGACACTGAATGTGGTCGCTCACAAGTGCAACTCATAactgtgatgtgtttctgtctgcaggtgaaCGATGAAATCCTCCAGGACGGGAAAATATAAGCAGGCCAGGAAGAACTGGTATCAAAAGACTCCATCGGTGACTCGGCTCACTGCCGGACGAAGTGGACGAGGGATGAGCGCAACGTGAGCCGTGAGGCTGATTTCCAGAGGACACGTCACCGCTCTGCAGTAAAATACGGGACAATCTCCCTGGTGACAGACTGCTGAGTCAAGAATCCAATTTATCGATCCCCTAAATGGACCCAGAGTGCACACCGAGGCAGGACGTTAACGCACGAAACCGGAGACTTTGTCAGACCATGTTCCATCACAGTtaatttatttcctttttataaatgaccaaaacaaaagaagacatttgcGTTTCTCGTGTTTTACACTGTAAAGGTTTTAAAATTATGCCGTTACAATTAATTTCTCATATACAAACCTTGTGGTCgtacaaaacatttacatttacattggcAGGAAGGGAGGGGATCATAACAGGACAGATGGGGGAGGGTggggtattaaaaaaaaaaaaaaaaacacaatgtacacacaAGTCCTGGCAGAAGTTTTCatgaagaaacacacatacaaacactctGAAAGGACCGTGAGAAAGCAGCACTGGTCTTGCCaatgacgccccccccccccccccccccccaccaccaccacttgTAAACCTTTATGTACACGACTTATGTAAACGTTACAGATCTTTCCAGAAACCACTTCTCCTCACCGCGTTAAAGGGAAAACATAAAAGCTGACGGATTCTGAGCGAGGGGGGCGGCGAAACAAAGAGGCGTGATCTGGCAGTGTGCGGCTGGGTGAGGTCACAAATTCTCACGCCGTTTTTTGCTCGAAGCAGcttttgtgtgttatttctacATTTCGAACAGAAGGGcacgaggaaaaaaaaaacgaagctTATCTGCGGCACATCGCACACGTTTCCGAGCTGTCAGCAAATCTGTTTTATGTTGAGGAGATTTTTGTAGCCGGCAAACGTTTTTTTTAACCTGCAACAACCCTTTGCAATCAACCatagacagtgtgtgtttatatatatatatatataatcagtaGCCGTTCAACTCTTATACTGAACAAATTGAAGAGGGCAatatacaaaagaaaataaatatgtaattaaatatatttacatactttGTAGAGTAAATAAATCTGccatttttaaagttaaatagCAGtgacatgctttttttttttccccccccagaACCATATCTTAAATCGGTTAAATCAGTAAAAGATCTCACATTCATGGGTGGGTAAGTGTGGGGTAAAGGGACATGCCAGACAAGCACTCTTACAACACCATATCTAGACAGG
The DNA window shown above is from Enoplosus armatus isolate fEnoArm2 chromosome 19, fEnoArm2.hap1, whole genome shotgun sequence and carries:
- the gnpat gene encoding dihydroxyacetone phosphate acyltransferase, which translates into the protein MASEAVYSHRDPMLRKRDDFEDLLEERRNSSDLRYALRCYTPVLYKGVPPCEASTLKSMVLRSDQLRYVIHQVSGETGRAPDDVQEEASAILEEMAHCLQLSTVRFFAFALSKVFKTLFRSICVNEEGIQRLQQAIQEHPVVLLPSHRSYMDFLLMSYILYTYDLALPVIAAGMDFMGMKFVGEMLRMSGAFFIRRSFGGDKLYWAVFSGYVKTMLRNGYAPVEFFLEGTRSRTSKSLTPKLGLLNIVMDPFLKGEVFDVSLVPVSISYERILEETLYARELLGVPKPKESTSGLFKARKILSEDYGSIHVYFGQPVSVRSLAEGRIKRHQFNLVPRHIPRRPSEEINSFVNDSAYRLVRAQEENMVLKPWVLLASLLLQNHHQNQAMGLNEGMALDELTAQAVWLRDLSRQCGAFLHWPDHVPPSEVVSSSLSLHRGLVRICEGRVQLAEEQGGPGGPGEPRSTVTPEEELLSRAVAVLSCASYRNQALHVFLRPALLASAIHAASSSSKQEVFNSFSFLRNVFSNEFILCPGATVQDFEEACYLLGKTGALQVAQQEVLVTERGHRTLAFLTSMLDPFLQGYQLMFRFLCEEATETLTEKRFIPAVRKFIIKHLLAGRLRHAEVLSSDLQKNALAALLRLGAVRKLKGAEQGTLKVNKVMVNSLEDTLGGKLPTQKAAAARL
- the fsaf1 gene encoding uncharacterized protein C1orf131 homolog, with product MNCKTNGEDDEDCVFLEHVLDKLYDFGNGPALKEKKSRRKKKRKAHEEEEVEEESPAVKDICGDTEDGRGDHVGTEHLQEQPKTGQTGPSVRQVSQVEVVTFQDPSKKPKTKQTPAPDKTPAPQITEEKGSDQLEELNLEKARLEVHRFGITGYKKEQQRVFEQDRAVMLGARAPKKDYVNYKILQERIKEKKQKAKEEVQPDLKKKKKPSNQRDKKKKASLGSGPSGQVGRFKNGMLVLSSKEIQKIKGNKRRR